A single genomic interval of Helicoverpa zea isolate HzStark_Cry1AcR chromosome 19, ilHelZeax1.1, whole genome shotgun sequence harbors:
- the LOC124639320 gene encoding uncharacterized protein LOC124639320 produces MDLVASLLTFTMFWKLSWSLQCYTCDPEHTFQTCMAFDYSHKYMTQCNKSTMCFKRITSLDFGDGLTSHTVSRGCAPQTTSGEQRKVNGKWYAVKDIYEVYDETCSEDPSDAERSTKTIHCYCRGELCNSADKIFRNVLAITAMAVTLIVLS; encoded by the exons atggATTTAGTGGCGTCTTTGTTGACATTTACTATGTTTTGGAAAT TGTCATGGAGCCTGCAGTGCTACACTTGCGACCCGGAGCACACGTTCCAGACCTGCATGGCGTTCGACTACAGTCACAAGTACATGACGCAGTGCAATAAGTCCACCATGTGCTTTAAGAGAATCACCTCGCTTGACTTTGGCGATGGAC TAACATCGCACACGGTGTCCCGAGGTTGTGCGCCACAAACAACGAGTGGTGAGCAGAGGAAAGTCAACGGCAAGTGGTACGCCGTCAAAGACATATACGAAGTCTACGACGAGACGTGTTCGGAAGACCCGAGCGATGCCGAACGATCCACGAAGACCATACACTGTTACTGCAGAGGAGAACTCTGCAATAGCGCCGATAAAATATTCCGAAATGTTCTAGCAATTACCGCTATGGCCGTTACTTTGATTGTGTTGAGTTAA
- the LOC124639318 gene encoding protein NipSnap, whose amino-acid sequence MNSLNRVLGLSKALPKNLRLISTSARLSNADDGWFSKLLVRRIEPTKESHSRMLSDKEIIYALHTHNIRPDSMDKYLQNYKTSVEFVHSHKADLGCELVGSWTVSVGDMDQALHLWRYVGGFEKIDKAKILFKENADYRALEQERGNFVRSRHLQYLLAFSFWPNGEPREPSNIYEIRSYSLKPGTMIEWGNNWARGLTYRRSQNEAFAGYFSQIGRLYNVHHIWCYKDLQARRETRESTWRNPGWDECVAYTVPLIREMHCRILEPTQFSPTQ is encoded by the exons ATGAATTCTCTAAACAGAGTGTTAGGTTTAAGTAAAGCTTTACCGAAGAATTTGAG GTTGATTTCAACAAGTGCACGATTATCGAACGCCGACGATGGATGGTTTTCAAAATTACTGGTGCGGAGGATAGAGCCGACTAAGGAGTCCCACAGCCGGATGCTTAGCGACAAGGAGATAATATATGCGCTCCACACACATAACATAAGGCCCGACTCTATGGATAAATACTTGCAAAATTA TAAGACATCAGTGGAGTTTGTGCACTCTCATAAGGCGGACCTGGGCTGTGAGCTGGTTGGATCATGGACCGTGTCTGTGGGCGACATGGACCAGGCCCTGCACCTCTGGAGATATGTGGGCGGCTTCGAGAAGATTGATAAAGCAAAAATCTTATTCAAAGAGAATGCT GATTATCGGGCCCTAGAGCAGGAGCGTGGCAACTTTGTGCGATCGCGACACTTACAGTACTTACTGGCATTCTCCTTCTGGCCCAACGGAGAGCCGCGCGAACCCAGCAACATTTACGAAATACGATCCTACAG TTTGAAACCTGGAACTATGATTGAGTGGGGTAACAACTGGGCCCGAGGCCTCACATACCGTCGATCACAAAATGAAGCTTTCGCCGGGTACTTCTCGCAAATCGGAAGGCTGTACAATGTACATCACATTTGGT GCTATAAAGATCTGCAAGCCCGACGTGAGACCCGTGAGAGCACATGGCGCAACCCCGGCTGGGACGAGTGCGTAGCGTACACCGTGCCGCTGATCCGCGAGATGCACTGCCGCATCCTCGAGCCGACACAGTTCTCCCCCACGCAGTAG